In Brevibacillus brevis NBRC 100599, a single genomic region encodes these proteins:
- a CDS encoding PepSY domain-containing protein, whose protein sequence is MIKEIKQNQWKNQPVKISVEQAEKIALAKVNGNIIKLDEDDHHSVYEVEVRSAKGQEVDLEISSTTGAVLDVDWDD, encoded by the coding sequence ATGATAAAGGAGATCAAACAAAACCAGTGGAAAAACCAACCAGTAAAAATCAGTGTAGAGCAAGCGGAAAAAATCGCGTTGGCTAAAGTAAACGGCAATATTATTAAGCTGGATGAAGACGATCATCACTCTGTGTATGAAGTGGAAGTGAGATCGGCTAAGGGACAGGAAGTCGATTTGGAGATTTCCTCTACGACAGGCGCTGTATTGGATGTAGACTGGGACGATTAA
- a CDS encoding metallophosphoesterase family protein, giving the protein MVIGGDTISGPMPVQTLEMLFHLDTPVQFIRGNGEREVLLTFDGEAQALEISDSVREITSWVAEQLSRSDRDFLAQLPLTYTLNREVFEDVLFCHAIPTNDEDIFTPLTPDAIVAAYFEGTLQRTVICGHTHIQFERRLNDLRILNAGSVGMPYADKPGAYWLLLDGDSYEHRFTPYDVEAAAKLIASTNYPQAQQFAEENVRKIPAVQEAIEFIEALAQKQRPATY; this is encoded by the coding sequence ATTGTCATCGGGGGTGATACGATCTCAGGCCCGATGCCCGTCCAAACACTTGAAATGCTGTTCCACTTGGATACACCCGTGCAATTCATCCGTGGTAACGGCGAGCGTGAAGTACTTCTCACATTTGACGGAGAGGCTCAGGCCTTGGAAATATCCGATTCTGTCCGAGAAATCACGTCATGGGTTGCAGAGCAATTGAGCCGCTCTGATCGTGACTTTCTGGCGCAACTCCCTCTTACCTATACGTTAAATCGAGAAGTTTTCGAGGACGTGCTATTCTGCCACGCCATTCCCACCAATGATGAAGATATTTTCACCCCACTCACTCCGGATGCAATTGTGGCCGCTTATTTTGAGGGGACGCTGCAACGAACAGTCATCTGTGGTCATACACATATCCAATTTGAACGTCGCCTTAACGATCTGCGTATTCTCAATGCCGGAAGTGTGGGCATGCCTTATGCCGACAAACCGGGGGCATACTGGTTATTGCTTGATGGTGACAGCTATGAGCATCGCTTTACACCCTATGATGTAGAAGCTGCTGCAAAACTTATCGCTTCTACGAACTATCCGCAAGCTCAGCAGTTTGCCGAAGAGAATGTCCGAAAAATACCTGCGGTTCAAGAAGCGATCGAATTTATAGAGGCCCTGGCACAAAAACAACGACCCGCTACTTATTAA
- a CDS encoding pyridoxamine 5'-phosphate oxidase family protein, with amino-acid sequence MGQLFSELRPEHEKFIKKQRMFFVASAPMDTDGHVNLSPKGYDSFRIISPTEVAYLDLTGSGNETSAHLQENGRITLMFCAFEGPPLIMRLFGKGTVILPDSPRWDELVKDFPLLPGARQIITVNVQEVKTSCGWAIPFYSYSKERDTLQKWTLAKDEQELLAYQKENNVVSMDGLPTPLGQKLFPAVGGDNEA; translated from the coding sequence ATGGGTCAGCTTTTTTCTGAGTTACGACCTGAGCATGAGAAGTTTATCAAGAAGCAACGAATGTTCTTTGTTGCCTCTGCTCCTATGGATACAGATGGTCATGTGAATCTTTCACCGAAAGGGTACGATTCCTTTCGCATCATATCGCCTACCGAGGTGGCCTATTTAGACCTGACCGGAAGCGGAAACGAAACCAGTGCACATCTACAGGAAAATGGCCGGATTACTCTCATGTTTTGTGCATTTGAAGGCCCTCCTCTCATCATGCGCTTATTCGGCAAAGGAACGGTTATTCTCCCAGATTCGCCTCGGTGGGATGAGCTCGTAAAAGACTTCCCGCTTCTGCCCGGTGCTCGTCAAATCATTACCGTAAACGTACAGGAAGTAAAGACTTCTTGCGGCTGGGCTATCCCCTTCTATTCCTACTCAAAAGAACGGGACACCCTTCAGAAATGGACTTTGGCTAAAGACGAGCAGGAACTGCTTGCTTATCAAAAGGAAAACAACGTAGTAAGCATGGATGGCTTGCCAACACCACTGGGACAAAAGCTTTTTCCCGCAGTAGGTGGGGATAACGAAGCGTAA
- a CDS encoding ABC transporter substrate-binding protein produces MKKKLSGILSVILATAVVAGCGAGQSTTDTNATNKAQTVEAGASQPDTKGTEAPVYPRTIKHAMGEVTLEKKPERVASVDIMGTDYFLVLDFAPIVSEGFESTKSKSPIFAKYAEGKTVKDLGGKTNLETLLEMDPEVIVMTSTGKGSRFEEFNKMADSIVIDFSVDAPTRLMKIAEVIGKEDKAKQVLADFETLKSEAKAAADKHKGETVLFLVSNGKDFTVMHPKNFPIYYEEVGLTPIAGLPEDGKIGGRIGIEALSELAPDHIFIAENRRSAKAEEPEGLIHIWKDHPVWKNLKAVKNNQVYKMDTLAGDTFFLGEIAGLEAIKNNLGK; encoded by the coding sequence ATGAAAAAGAAATTATCAGGCATTCTGTCCGTAATCTTAGCCACAGCCGTCGTAGCGGGTTGCGGAGCAGGACAGTCGACTACAGACACAAACGCTACCAATAAAGCGCAAACGGTTGAGGCAGGAGCATCACAACCCGATACAAAAGGGACAGAGGCCCCTGTGTATCCTCGAACCATCAAGCATGCGATGGGGGAAGTCACACTGGAGAAAAAGCCGGAGCGTGTCGCTTCTGTCGATATCATGGGAACCGATTACTTCCTCGTGCTAGATTTTGCTCCGATTGTATCGGAAGGCTTTGAGTCGACCAAAAGTAAGTCACCCATTTTTGCGAAGTATGCGGAAGGGAAAACGGTGAAGGATCTGGGTGGAAAAACGAATTTGGAGACTTTGTTGGAGATGGACCCAGAAGTTATTGTCATGACAAGCACCGGGAAAGGCTCCAGATTTGAAGAATTCAACAAAATGGCTGATTCCATCGTCATTGATTTCTCTGTGGATGCACCCACCCGCCTGATGAAAATAGCTGAAGTTATTGGCAAAGAAGATAAGGCGAAGCAAGTTTTGGCCGATTTTGAGACGCTGAAAAGCGAAGCAAAAGCAGCAGCAGACAAACATAAAGGAGAAACGGTGCTATTCCTCGTTTCCAATGGCAAGGATTTTACGGTGATGCATCCCAAAAACTTCCCGATTTACTATGAGGAAGTGGGACTAACGCCGATAGCAGGATTGCCCGAGGATGGAAAGATTGGGGGGCGTATCGGAATCGAGGCGTTGAGTGAGCTCGCTCCCGATCATATCTTTATTGCTGAGAACCGCCGATCGGCAAAAGCAGAAGAGCCGGAAGGGTTGATTCATATCTGGAAGGATCATCCTGTCTGGAAAAACCTCAAAGCAGTGAAAAACAACCAGGTTTACAAGATGGATACACTCGCGGGCGATACGTTCTTCCTGGGAGAAATTGCTGGATTGGAAGCCATTAAGAACAATCTCGGCAAATAG
- a CDS encoding MerR family transcriptional regulator: MEYTVQKLGLLAGVSTRTLRYYDEIDLLKPARINSSGYRIYGQLEVDRLQHILFYRELGVSLEEIKEILDSPTFDADRALWEHREKLLERRAQLDALIANVDLTLAQREGTKTMSDKQKFEGFKQKMIDENEEKYGAEIRAKYGNDQIEKSNQMVKGMTEEQYAALEKLNADLHDTLAQAFSTGDPAHELAQKAADLHRQWLSFYWDSYSKEAHAGVAQMYVDDPRFTAYYDKEQPGVAEFLRDAVVIYTSK, encoded by the coding sequence ATGGAATATACGGTGCAAAAGCTAGGACTCCTGGCGGGTGTCAGCACCCGGACGCTCCGATACTACGATGAAATTGACCTTCTCAAGCCGGCGAGAATCAATTCGTCAGGGTATCGCATTTACGGACAGCTAGAGGTTGATCGATTGCAGCACATCCTTTTTTACCGCGAGCTGGGTGTGAGCTTGGAGGAGATCAAGGAGATCCTGGATTCACCAACCTTTGATGCTGACCGAGCACTGTGGGAGCACCGCGAGAAGCTCCTGGAAAGGCGAGCGCAATTGGATGCGTTAATCGCCAATGTCGATTTGACATTAGCACAAAGAGAGGGGACCAAAACGATGAGTGACAAACAAAAATTTGAAGGCTTCAAGCAAAAGATGATTGATGAGAATGAAGAGAAGTACGGGGCAGAAATTCGAGCGAAATACGGAAATGACCAAATCGAAAAATCGAATCAGATGGTCAAAGGCATGACAGAAGAACAGTATGCCGCGCTGGAGAAATTGAACGCAGACCTGCACGATACATTGGCGCAGGCTTTTTCGACAGGTGATCCTGCTCATGAATTGGCGCAAAAAGCAGCAGATCTTCACCGTCAATGGCTCAGTTTTTACTGGGACAGCTACAGCAAAGAAGCGCACGCAGGTGTTGCCCAGATGTACGTCGATGACCCGCGCTTTACTGCTTACTATGACAAGGAACAGCCAGGTGTAGCCGAGTTTCTCCGCGATGCAGTGGTCATTTATACCAGCAAGTAA
- the ltrA gene encoding group II intron reverse transcriptase/maturase, with translation MELLEKVLSRENLLVALERVERNKGSAGIDSVSTEQLRDYIREHWLTIKEQIMKGTYKPSPVRRVEIPKTDGGVRLLGIPTVIDRLIQQAILQVLTPIFDPHFSESSFGFRPNRSAHDAMRQAQSYISEGYRFVVDMDLEKFFDRVNHDILMSRVARKVKDKALLKLIRAYLQAGIMINGVCLSAVEGTPQGGPLSPLLANILLDDLDKELEKRGHRFCRYADDSNIYVKTKRAGERVKESIQNYLEKVLKLKVNEQKSAVDRPWKRKFLGFSFTNAKQARIRLHPKSLLKLKEKIRFITNPVWSISMDERIGKLNQYLMGWVGYFALADAKKILQSIEEWIRRRLRLCLWSQWKRIKTRYRELRSLGLSHVQAIEIANTRKGAWRSTKTPQIHKALGVAYWQQQGLKSLVQRYSVLRQA, from the coding sequence ATGGAGTTGTTGGAGAAAGTCCTATCACGGGAAAATCTATTAGTGGCGCTCGAAAGAGTGGAGAGAAACAAAGGATCGGCGGGAATCGACAGTGTTTCAACCGAACAACTGCGCGATTATATCCGTGAACACTGGTTAACCATTAAAGAACAGATTATGAAAGGAACCTATAAACCTTCCCCTGTCCGCAGAGTCGAAATCCCGAAAACTGACGGAGGGGTAAGGTTATTAGGTATTCCTACCGTGATAGATCGCTTAATCCAACAAGCCATTCTCCAAGTTCTTACTCCCATATTCGATCCCCACTTTTCAGAATCGAGTTTCGGATTCCGACCGAATCGCAGTGCGCATGACGCTATGAGACAGGCACAATCTTATATTTCCGAAGGATATCGCTTTGTCGTAGATATGGACTTAGAGAAATTCTTCGACCGGGTAAATCACGATATTTTAATGAGTCGGGTTGCCCGAAAAGTAAAAGACAAAGCTTTGTTGAAACTTATTCGCGCATACTTACAAGCAGGCATCATGATCAATGGAGTCTGCCTCTCGGCAGTAGAAGGCACACCACAAGGTGGCCCGCTTAGTCCGTTATTGGCGAACATCCTGCTTGACGACTTGGATAAAGAGCTGGAAAAGAGAGGACATCGCTTTTGTAGATATGCAGACGATAGCAACATCTACGTGAAAACAAAGCGGGCGGGAGAACGGGTAAAAGAGAGTATCCAAAACTACTTGGAGAAGGTACTTAAGCTAAAAGTAAATGAGCAGAAAAGTGCAGTGGATCGACCTTGGAAACGTAAGTTCCTCGGTTTCAGTTTCACTAACGCAAAGCAAGCAAGGATTCGGCTTCATCCAAAATCACTTCTGAAGTTGAAAGAGAAAATCCGCTTCATCACAAATCCGGTATGGAGCATCTCTATGGATGAAAGGATTGGGAAGCTAAACCAGTATCTCATGGGATGGGTTGGATATTTCGCCCTTGCAGATGCAAAGAAAATTCTACAATCCATCGAAGAATGGATACGGCGCAGACTCCGACTTTGCTTGTGGTCTCAGTGGAAGCGAATAAAAACCCGATATCGAGAACTTCGTTCTCTGGGTTTATCACACGTCCAAGCAATAGAAATTGCAAACACCCGAAAGGGTGCGTGGCGTTCCACAAAGACTCCTCAAATACACAAAGCCCTCGGAGTTGCATACTGGCAACAACAAGGGCTGAAAAGTTTAGTACAACGATATTCTGTTCTTCGTCAAGCTTGA
- a CDS encoding manganese-dependent inorganic pyrophosphatase, protein MEKKLIFGHKNPDTDSICSALVYADLKTKLGANVEPVRLGVISSETAFVLNYFQVKEPRLVETVANEVNEVILVDHNERQQSANDIEQVQVVEVIDHHRIANFETSNPLYFRAEPVGCTTTILKKMYKENGVDIPKEMAGLMLSAIISDTLLLKSPTCTEQDVAAAHELAEIAGVNLEAYGLDMLKAGADLSDKTIEQLLTLDAKEFQMGNAKVEIAQVNAVDVNDVLARQGELEAAMNASIAEKALDLFVFVVTDILNNDSVAIALGSATQAVEKAYQVTLVDNKAVLKGVVSRKKQIVPVLTDTFQAL, encoded by the coding sequence ATGGAAAAAAAACTAATCTTCGGTCATAAAAATCCAGACACAGATTCCATTTGTTCAGCACTTGTGTACGCTGACTTGAAAACAAAATTGGGCGCGAATGTAGAGCCTGTACGCCTCGGTGTAATCAGCAGCGAAACAGCATTTGTGTTGAATTACTTCCAAGTAAAAGAGCCGCGCCTCGTAGAAACAGTGGCAAATGAAGTAAATGAAGTCATCCTTGTAGATCACAATGAGCGCCAACAAAGCGCGAATGACATTGAGCAAGTGCAAGTGGTAGAAGTGATCGACCATCACCGTATTGCGAACTTTGAGACGAGCAATCCTCTCTACTTCCGTGCCGAGCCGGTTGGATGCACGACTACCATTTTGAAGAAAATGTACAAAGAAAACGGCGTAGACATTCCAAAAGAGATGGCGGGCTTGATGCTTTCTGCTATCATTTCGGATACGTTGCTGTTGAAATCCCCAACCTGCACGGAGCAAGATGTAGCGGCTGCTCATGAGCTGGCTGAAATCGCAGGTGTCAATCTGGAAGCATACGGTCTGGACATGCTCAAAGCGGGGGCAGACCTGAGCGACAAAACAATCGAACAATTGCTCACATTGGATGCAAAAGAGTTCCAAATGGGCAATGCGAAAGTAGAAATCGCACAAGTAAATGCAGTAGATGTCAATGATGTACTTGCACGCCAAGGCGAACTGGAAGCAGCTATGAATGCAAGCATCGCTGAAAAAGCTTTGGACCTGTTCGTGTTTGTTGTAACGGATATCTTGAACAACGATTCTGTTGCGATCGCTCTTGGTAGCGCAACACAAGCGGTAGAAAAAGCGTACCAAGTAACATTGGTGGACAACAAAGCTGTTTTGAAGGGCGTTGTCTCCCGTAAGAAGCAAATCGTACCGGTATTGACTGATACATTCCAAGCTCTGTAA